In Xanthomonas theicola, a single genomic region encodes these proteins:
- a CDS encoding ABC transporter ATP-binding protein: MASSEPNLVQLAGVRIDRGGRAILRDVSLAVPRGSITAVLGPSGSGKSTLLAALTGELVPVAGTVEVFGQSLPRGSRALRETRKSIGVLLQGNGLLTDLSVAENVALPLRAHTRLPEPVLQRLVALKLHAVGLRAVAEAWPRELSGGMARRVALARALALDPPLMIYDEPLTGLDPIASGVIMSLIHRLNDTLGLTSIIVSHHVHETLPICDQAVAIANGGVVFAGAPDALQASADPLLQQFLHGRPDGPIPFDAPPRARSAA, from the coding sequence ATGGCGTCTTCCGAACCCAATCTGGTGCAGTTGGCGGGCGTCCGCATCGACCGTGGCGGACGCGCGATCCTGCGCGACGTTTCGCTGGCGGTGCCGCGTGGCAGCATCACCGCCGTGCTCGGCCCTTCGGGTAGCGGCAAGTCGACCCTGCTGGCGGCGCTGACCGGCGAACTGGTGCCGGTCGCGGGCACCGTCGAGGTGTTCGGTCAGTCGCTGCCGCGCGGCAGCCGCGCGCTGCGCGAGACGCGCAAGAGCATCGGCGTGCTGCTGCAGGGCAACGGCCTGCTCACCGACCTGAGCGTGGCCGAGAACGTGGCGCTGCCGCTGCGCGCGCATACCCGCCTGCCCGAGCCGGTGCTGCAGCGGCTGGTGGCGCTGAAGCTGCACGCGGTCGGCCTGCGCGCCGTCGCCGAGGCCTGGCCGCGCGAGCTGTCCGGCGGCATGGCGCGGCGCGTGGCGCTGGCCCGCGCGCTGGCCCTGGACCCGCCGTTGATGATCTACGACGAACCGCTGACCGGGCTGGACCCGATCGCCTCCGGGGTGATCATGAGCCTGATCCATCGCCTCAACGACACTCTCGGCCTGACCAGCATCATCGTCAGCCACCACGTCCACGAGACCCTGCCGATCTGCGACCAGGCGGTGGCCATCGCCAATGGCGGGGTGGTCTTCGCCGGCGCCCCGGACGCGCTGCAGGCCAGCGCCGATCCGCTGCTGCAGCAGTTCCTGCACGGCCGCCCAGACGGCCCGATTCCGTTCGATGCGCCGCCGCGCGCGCGGAGCGCCGCCTGA
- a CDS encoding MlaC/ttg2D family ABC transporter substrate-binding protein encodes MTNTLLSAALATVLAVAAPATALAQAAPAAAAQQGSASKVVLDNSTRILATLEQRRAEFKADNTALRQFIDSEMNKSFDRDYAARLVLGVHGRGASEADVKLFADAMADNLMQRYGTALLTFEGKPQVRVKSETPLPGGRGAKVSTELLRSGGDPVPVDYLVRNAGGSWKIFDVMVEGVSYVQTFRNQFDTPLRTRSIPEVAAELRNGSLQAAPASGSGK; translated from the coding sequence ATGACCAACACACTGCTCTCCGCCGCCCTCGCCACCGTGCTGGCCGTGGCCGCGCCCGCCACCGCGCTGGCCCAGGCTGCGCCTGCCGCCGCCGCCCAGCAGGGCTCGGCCAGCAAGGTCGTGCTCGACAACAGCACCCGCATCCTGGCCACGCTGGAACAGCGCCGCGCCGAGTTCAAGGCCGACAACACCGCGCTCAGGCAGTTCATCGACAGCGAGATGAACAAGTCCTTCGACCGCGACTACGCGGCGCGCCTGGTGCTCGGGGTGCACGGCCGCGGCGCCTCCGAGGCCGACGTCAAGCTGTTCGCCGACGCGATGGCCGACAACCTGATGCAGCGCTACGGCACCGCGCTGTTGACCTTCGAAGGCAAGCCGCAGGTACGGGTGAAGTCGGAAACCCCGCTGCCCGGCGGCCGCGGCGCCAAGGTCTCCACCGAACTGCTGCGCAGCGGCGGCGACCCGGTCCCGGTCGACTACCTGGTGCGCAATGCCGGCGGCAGCTGGAAGATCTTCGACGTGATGGTCGAAGGCGTGTCCTACGTGCAGACGTTCCGCAACCAGTTCGACACCCCGCTGCGCACCAGGTCGATTCCCGAAGTGGCGGCCGAGCTGCGCAACGGTTCGCTGCAGGCCGCACCGGCGAGCGGCAGTGGCAAGTGA
- the mlaD gene encoding outer membrane lipid asymmetry maintenance protein MlaD, whose amino-acid sequence MAIRGPRLEFAVGAFLLLGLASLLVLALASTNRQWGFDGGRYALTARFSQIGQLRQQAPVKIGGVIIGQVASIELDPAKFDSVVTLAIDDRYKDLPADTSAGILTSGLLGESYVGLQPGGDPETLKPGGEIAFTQPAVDLIQLVGKYMFGGGGGTAGTTSHAASSPNTATPSTETEPKP is encoded by the coding sequence ATGGCTATCCGTGGTCCCCGTCTCGAGTTCGCCGTCGGCGCTTTCCTGCTGCTGGGGCTGGCATCGCTGTTGGTGCTGGCGCTCGCCTCGACCAACCGCCAGTGGGGTTTCGACGGCGGGCGCTATGCGCTGACTGCCCGCTTCTCGCAGATCGGCCAGTTGCGCCAGCAGGCGCCGGTGAAGATCGGCGGGGTGATCATCGGCCAGGTCGCCAGCATCGAGCTGGACCCGGCCAAGTTCGATTCGGTCGTGACCCTGGCCATCGACGACCGCTACAAGGACCTGCCGGCGGACACCTCGGCCGGTATCCTGACCAGCGGCCTGCTCGGCGAGAGCTACGTCGGCCTGCAGCCCGGCGGCGACCCGGAGACGCTCAAGCCCGGCGGGGAGATCGCCTTCACCCAGCCGGCGGTGGACCTGATCCAGCTGGTTGGAAAGTACATGTTCGGCGGCGGCGGCGGCACCGCCGGCACCACATCCCATGCCGCATCCTCCCCGAACACCGCCACACCCTCTACGGAAACGGAACCCAAGCCATGA
- a CDS encoding IS30 family transposase, whose translation MSRSYLHLSAEERAVLQIETRRGQSLRSISRLLDRSPSTSSRELARQQATVYRAREAAMRYRTRRQHSVRRRRLTPGTDLFQMVRDHLVLWRWSPQQIAAKLLLMSPDDPAQRVSHETIYATIYAHPRGGLKKELVEALRQRRPSRGSRRTTAAKRSWVPEEPRIVHRPEEVQQRLVPGHWEGDLIKGAFNRSCVGTLVERKTRFVVLCRMDGCTATDALEGFTRQMKKLPASMRTSLTYDRGTEMTRYAELMERLNIDLWFADPHAPWQRGSNENTNGLLRQFLPKGADLSAVSQEYLNHIALLMNTRPRQTLGWKTPSEAMEADIAAFKSRVALES comes from the coding sequence ATGTCAAGAAGCTATCTCCACCTGAGCGCAGAAGAGCGCGCGGTACTCCAAATCGAAACGCGACGTGGTCAGAGCTTACGCTCGATATCCAGGCTGCTGGATAGAAGCCCGTCGACATCGAGCAGGGAGCTGGCCAGGCAGCAAGCCACGGTCTACCGTGCTCGAGAGGCGGCCATGCGTTACCGGACACGACGTCAGCACAGCGTTCGGCGGCGACGGCTGACACCGGGAACGGATTTATTCCAGATGGTGCGCGATCATCTGGTGCTGTGGCGCTGGTCGCCCCAGCAGATTGCTGCCAAGCTGCTCCTCATGTCCCCGGATGATCCTGCCCAGCGCGTCAGTCACGAAACCATCTACGCCACGATCTACGCGCACCCGCGCGGCGGCCTGAAAAAGGAGCTTGTGGAGGCGTTGCGCCAGCGCAGGCCGTCCCGGGGATCACGGCGCACGACCGCCGCCAAACGCAGCTGGGTGCCTGAGGAACCGCGGATCGTGCACCGACCCGAAGAGGTGCAACAGCGGTTGGTCCCAGGACATTGGGAAGGTGACTTGATCAAGGGAGCGTTCAATCGTTCCTGTGTTGGCACCCTGGTGGAGCGCAAGACGCGTTTTGTGGTGCTGTGCCGGATGGACGGCTGCACCGCCACAGACGCACTGGAAGGTTTCACCCGTCAGATGAAGAAGCTCCCCGCATCCATGCGAACCAGCTTGACCTATGACCGTGGCACCGAAATGACGCGCTATGCCGAGCTGATGGAACGGTTGAACATCGACCTGTGGTTTGCCGATCCGCACGCACCGTGGCAGCGCGGAAGCAATGAGAACACCAACGGTCTACTTCGCCAGTTCCTGCCCAAGGGGGCGGACCTATCCGCCGTCAGCCAGGAATACCTCAATCACATCGCGTTGCTGATGAACACTCGCCCTCGCCAGACACTTGGCTGGAAGACGCCTAGCGAGGCAATGGAAGCGGACATCGCAGCGTTCAAATCACGTGTTGCACTTGAATCTTGA
- a CDS encoding MlaE family lipid ABC transporter permease subunit, producing the protein MAAVESIRALGRAGLFSVTVLRGSLPTHDFLAELVREIYKVGARSLPIIAVGGAFVGLVLTLQGYRTLQTYGASDALSTLLGLSLYRELAPVLTALLFIGRAGSSIAAELGLMRATDQIKALELMAIDPVAKAVAPRFWAAVLTVPLLTGIFCSLAISASYFEAVHVLGLDRGTFWSALSSSVDFWDDFGVAMLKSAVFGGTAALVASYVGFHAEPTIEGTSVATTRAVVNASLLVLMFNFVLSALLFQ; encoded by the coding sequence ATGGCCGCCGTCGAATCGATCCGCGCGCTGGGCCGCGCCGGGCTGTTCTCGGTCACGGTACTGCGCGGCTCGCTGCCGACCCACGATTTCCTGGCCGAGCTGGTCCGCGAGATCTACAAGGTCGGCGCTCGCTCGCTGCCGATCATCGCCGTCGGCGGCGCCTTCGTCGGCCTGGTGCTGACCCTGCAGGGCTACCGCACGCTGCAGACCTACGGTGCCTCCGATGCGCTGTCCACGCTGCTGGGGCTGTCGCTGTACCGCGAGCTGGCGCCGGTGCTGACCGCGCTGCTGTTCATCGGCCGCGCCGGCAGTTCGATCGCCGCCGAACTGGGGCTGATGCGCGCCACCGACCAGATCAAGGCGCTGGAGCTGATGGCGATCGACCCGGTGGCCAAGGCGGTGGCGCCGCGCTTCTGGGCGGCGGTGCTGACGGTGCCGCTGCTGACCGGCATCTTCTGCTCGCTGGCGATCAGCGCCAGCTACTTCGAGGCGGTGCACGTACTCGGCCTGGATCGCGGCACGTTCTGGTCGGCGCTGTCGAGCAGCGTGGATTTCTGGGACGACTTCGGCGTGGCGATGCTGAAGTCGGCGGTGTTCGGCGGCACCGCGGCGCTGGTCGCCTCGTATGTCGGCTTCCATGCCGAGCCGACCATCGAGGGCACCTCGGTGGCCACCACCCGCGCGGTGGTGAACGCCTCGCTGCTGGTGCTGATGTTCAATTTCGTGTTGTCGGCGCTGCTGTTCCAGTAA
- a CDS encoding TerC family protein — translation MQTIGNVWLWSGFAVVVIAALLADLVLMRHGGPHKVTFKEALWWSLGWIGLALAFNAGLWWYLRETIDVATGNQYGLEFLTGYLVEKSLAVDNIFVFLMIMSYFAVPEEQRQRVLVIGVLGAIVLRAIMIFAGSVLLTKFHWLLYVFGAFLLLTGIKMWFSAGKEPDLEANPVLRFMRKHLRLTPQYHGNVLSVTQEGKRWFTPLFAVLILIAITDVIFAVDSIPAIFAITTDPFLVLTSNVFAVLGLRAMFFLLAGMADRFHLLPYGLAIVLVFIGTKMLIIDLYKIPVLVSLLAVALVIGATVALSLLRPAKPAH, via the coding sequence ATGCAAACGATAGGCAACGTGTGGTTGTGGAGCGGTTTCGCGGTCGTGGTGATCGCGGCGCTGCTGGCGGACCTGGTGCTGATGCGCCACGGCGGTCCGCACAAGGTCACCTTCAAGGAAGCGCTGTGGTGGAGCCTGGGCTGGATCGGGCTGGCGCTGGCGTTCAACGCCGGGCTGTGGTGGTACCTGCGTGAGACCATCGACGTGGCCACCGGCAACCAGTACGGGCTGGAGTTCCTGACCGGCTACCTGGTGGAGAAGTCGCTGGCGGTCGACAACATCTTCGTGTTCCTGATGATCATGAGCTACTTCGCGGTGCCGGAGGAGCAGCGCCAGCGCGTGCTGGTGATCGGCGTGCTCGGCGCGATCGTGCTGCGCGCGATCATGATCTTCGCCGGCTCGGTGCTGCTGACCAAGTTCCACTGGCTGCTGTACGTGTTCGGCGCGTTCCTGCTGCTGACCGGCATCAAGATGTGGTTCTCCGCCGGCAAGGAGCCGGACTTGGAAGCCAACCCGGTACTGCGCTTCATGCGCAAGCACCTGCGCCTGACCCCGCAGTACCACGGCAACGTGCTGAGCGTGACCCAGGAAGGCAAGCGCTGGTTCACCCCGCTGTTCGCGGTGCTGATCCTGATCGCCATCACCGACGTGATCTTCGCGGTGGACAGCATCCCGGCGATCTTCGCGATCACCACCGACCCGTTCCTGGTGCTGACCTCCAACGTGTTCGCGGTGCTGGGCCTGCGCGCGATGTTCTTCCTGCTGGCGGGCATGGCCGACCGCTTCCACCTGCTGCCGTACGGGCTGGCGATCGTGCTGGTGTTCATCGGCACCAAGATGCTGATCATCGACCTGTACAAGATCCCGGTGCTGGTGTCGCTGCTGGCGGTGGCGCTGGTGATCGGTGCGACGGTGGCGCTGAGCCTGCTACGTCCGGCCAAGCCGGCGCACTAG
- a CDS encoding MlaA family lipoprotein, with the protein MNVLRILTSLALAGTLGACAGAPKRPPPPAVAATNEATAQAADAQAVPAQVPLAGGAMAVPASTPPTGGAVTAAEDDYAALYGGDPYNPVADPALPAAIAVPQSYDPWEKFNRKVHTFNNAVDRTVARPLARTYVKVVPRPARLGVTNFFDNLSSPLTMVNQLLQGRPLQAGQTLGRFLMNSTLGIVGIFDPASDAKLPRRSEDFGQTLGAWGWRRSRYLELPLFGPRTVRDVFGLVGDAPLSPLRQVEEDTVRVGLQGLQLVDTRAQLLSLDSLRDDAPDEYQLTRDAWMQRRNYQIEGDLRGHKRQDNDLPDYLREEETNPTVPVDAMPMPEWRGGR; encoded by the coding sequence ATGAACGTGCTGCGTATTCTCACTTCCCTTGCCCTGGCCGGCACCCTTGGCGCCTGTGCCGGCGCCCCCAAGCGCCCGCCGCCGCCAGCGGTCGCCGCCACAAACGAGGCGACGGCACAGGCCGCCGATGCCCAGGCGGTGCCTGCCCAGGTGCCGCTCGCCGGCGGCGCGATGGCCGTGCCGGCGAGTACGCCGCCGACCGGCGGCGCGGTCACTGCGGCCGAGGACGACTACGCCGCGCTGTACGGCGGCGACCCGTACAACCCGGTCGCCGATCCGGCCCTGCCGGCCGCTATCGCGGTGCCGCAGAGCTACGACCCGTGGGAGAAGTTCAACCGCAAGGTGCACACGTTCAACAACGCCGTCGACCGCACCGTGGCGCGGCCACTGGCTCGCACCTACGTCAAGGTGGTGCCGCGGCCAGCGCGCCTGGGCGTGACCAACTTCTTCGACAACCTCAGCTCGCCGCTGACCATGGTCAACCAGTTGCTGCAGGGCCGCCCATTGCAGGCCGGGCAGACCCTGGGCCGGTTCCTGATGAACAGCACGCTGGGCATCGTCGGCATCTTCGACCCGGCCAGCGACGCCAAGCTGCCGCGACGCAGCGAGGACTTCGGCCAGACCCTGGGCGCCTGGGGCTGGCGCCGTTCGCGCTACCTGGAACTGCCGCTGTTCGGGCCGCGCACGGTGCGCGACGTGTTCGGCCTGGTCGGCGACGCGCCGTTGTCGCCATTGCGGCAGGTCGAGGAAGACACCGTGCGCGTGGGCCTGCAGGGTCTGCAGCTGGTCGATACGCGCGCGCAACTGCTGTCGCTGGACAGCCTGCGCGACGACGCGCCGGACGAGTACCAGCTGACCCGCGATGCGTGGATGCAGCGTCGCAACTACCAGATCGAAGGCGACCTGCGCGGCCACAAGCGCCAGGACAACGACCTGCCCGACTACCTGCGCGAGGAGGAGACCAATCCGACCGTGCCGGTGGACGCGATGCCAATGCCGGAATGGCGCGGCGGCCGCTAG
- a CDS encoding STAS domain-containing protein yields the protein MASEPRLRRDGDTLALSGVLDRAAATALWPAALPLLAGARALDLREVRRVDSAGLALLAELAARARGPAGLAIHGAPAGLTELSAAYRLASTLDFQSPPAAS from the coding sequence GTGGCAAGTGAGCCGCGCCTGCGTCGCGACGGCGATACGCTCGCGCTGAGCGGCGTGCTCGACCGCGCCGCGGCCACCGCGCTGTGGCCGGCGGCGCTGCCGCTGCTGGCCGGCGCGCGCGCGCTGGACCTGCGCGAGGTGCGGCGGGTGGACAGCGCCGGTCTGGCGCTGCTCGCGGAACTGGCCGCGCGCGCGCGCGGACCAGCCGGGCTCGCCATCCACGGCGCCCCGGCCGGCCTGACCGAATTGAGCGCCGCCTACCGGCTGGCCTCGACCCTGGATTTCCAATCTCCCCCGGCGGCGAGTTGA
- a CDS encoding class I SAM-dependent rRNA methyltransferase, whose protein sequence is MHTPLPIVRLKNAWRSSHPWIFQKLVEKPAAKPKPGALVDVVGVDGEWIGRGFYNGHSRIAVRILEADPAAAVDAVWFARKVAEAVSLRRDVLQLDAVSDAWRVVHAEGDGLSGLVVDRYGDLLVVEFFSAGMFRHREWIYAALRAQFPGARFYSFAEEHVQKQESFDYRPVSSSGERPEPAIISEYGVRFRADPAGAHKTGFFADQRENRQWLSQQVGGKRVLDLCCNTGGFAVYAKVRGAGEVVGVDIDEDVIEIAKGNARLNDVRLKFVQADIFPYLRDAAARGDRYDVVILDPAKMTRDRDQVIPALKKYLDMNKLALGVVAPGGLFATFSCTGLVAEHEFLDMLRRAAYFSGRTLQILKVAGAGADHPFMAHVQESRYLKAVFCRVLD, encoded by the coding sequence ATGCACACCCCCTTGCCCATAGTCCGCCTCAAGAACGCCTGGCGCTCCAGCCATCCGTGGATCTTCCAGAAACTGGTCGAAAAGCCCGCCGCCAAGCCCAAGCCGGGCGCGCTCGTCGATGTGGTCGGCGTGGACGGCGAGTGGATCGGCCGCGGTTTCTACAACGGCCATTCGCGCATCGCCGTGCGCATCCTCGAGGCCGATCCCGCGGCCGCGGTCGATGCAGTCTGGTTCGCGCGCAAGGTCGCCGAGGCGGTGTCGCTGCGCCGCGACGTGCTGCAGCTGGACGCGGTGTCCGACGCTTGGCGCGTGGTCCACGCCGAGGGCGACGGCCTATCCGGGCTGGTGGTGGACCGTTACGGCGACCTGCTGGTAGTGGAATTCTTCAGCGCCGGCATGTTCCGCCACCGCGAGTGGATCTACGCCGCGCTGCGCGCGCAGTTCCCCGGCGCGCGCTTCTACAGCTTCGCCGAGGAGCACGTGCAGAAGCAGGAAAGCTTCGACTACCGCCCGGTGTCCAGCAGCGGCGAGCGCCCGGAGCCGGCGATCATCAGCGAATACGGCGTGCGCTTCCGCGCCGACCCGGCCGGCGCGCACAAGACCGGCTTCTTCGCCGACCAGCGCGAGAACCGCCAGTGGCTGAGCCAGCAGGTGGGCGGCAAGCGCGTGCTCGACCTGTGCTGCAACACCGGCGGTTTCGCCGTCTACGCCAAGGTGCGCGGCGCCGGGGAGGTGGTCGGAGTGGACATCGACGAGGACGTGATCGAGATCGCCAAGGGCAACGCCAGGCTCAACGATGTGCGGCTGAAGTTCGTGCAGGCCGACATCTTCCCCTACCTGCGCGACGCCGCCGCGCGCGGCGACCGCTACGACGTGGTGATCCTGGACCCGGCGAAGATGACCCGCGACCGCGACCAGGTGATCCCGGCGCTGAAGAAATACCTGGACATGAACAAGCTGGCGCTGGGCGTGGTCGCCCCCGGCGGCCTGTTCGCCACGTTCTCCTGCACCGGCCTGGTCGCCGAGCACGAGTTCCTGGACATGCTGCGCCGCGCCGCGTACTTCTCCGGCCGCACCCTCCAGATCCTGAAGGTGGCCGGCGCCGGCGCCGACCACCCGTTCATGGCCCACGTGCAGGAATCGCGCTATCTGAAAGCGGTGTTCTGCCGCGTGCTGGACTGA
- the rmuC gene encoding DNA recombination protein RmuC translates to MQSDLHFLILAGLLCAVVILLLALLLRRNDPAALEQAVREEQRNGRGELREQLDSLARQQDARSEGFARHLADLSTRTDQRLDLLREALSEDARRGRLEGAESQQRLADVLGQRLNELTQRNEQRIGEMRGTLEQRLKELQADNAARLEQMRRTVDEKLHDTLNTRLAESFGNVTTMLAQVHQGLGDMTKLAADVGGLQRVLTNVKSRGVFGEVQLAGLLEQVFAPDQYAANVATVPGSAERVEFAVRFPGSSADGAVWLPIDAKFPREDYERLLDAQERADLDAARAAGEALERRVREEARRIRGKYISAPHTTEFGVLFLPTEGLYAEVLRRPGLFEATQRDHRITLAGPTTLLALLTSLQVGFRTVAIERRSAEVWQILGAAKTEFGKFGDVLDSVKQKLDQAAKQIDNTGVRTRAIERRLRGVESLPGGDARRLLGEIAGDETDPAP, encoded by the coding sequence ATGCAAAGCGATCTCCATTTCCTGATCTTGGCCGGCCTTCTGTGCGCGGTCGTCATCCTGTTGCTGGCGCTGCTGCTGCGTCGCAACGATCCGGCGGCGCTGGAACAGGCCGTGCGCGAGGAGCAGCGCAACGGCCGCGGCGAACTGCGCGAGCAACTGGACAGTCTGGCGCGGCAGCAGGATGCGCGCAGCGAAGGCTTCGCCCGCCATCTTGCCGACCTGTCCACCCGCACCGACCAGCGCCTGGACCTGCTGCGCGAAGCGCTGAGCGAGGACGCGCGCCGTGGCCGGCTGGAGGGCGCCGAGTCGCAGCAGCGCCTGGCCGATGTGCTCGGCCAGCGGCTCAACGAACTGACCCAGCGCAACGAGCAGCGCATCGGCGAGATGCGTGGCACGCTGGAACAGCGGCTGAAGGAACTGCAGGCCGACAACGCGGCCAGGCTCGAGCAGATGCGCCGCACCGTGGACGAAAAGCTGCACGACACCCTCAACACGCGCCTGGCCGAGAGCTTCGGCAACGTGACCACGATGCTCGCGCAGGTGCACCAGGGCCTGGGCGACATGACCAAGCTGGCCGCCGATGTCGGCGGCCTGCAGCGGGTGCTGACCAACGTCAAGTCGCGCGGTGTGTTCGGCGAAGTGCAGTTGGCAGGGCTGCTGGAGCAGGTGTTCGCGCCAGACCAGTACGCGGCCAACGTCGCCACTGTGCCGGGCAGCGCCGAGCGGGTCGAATTCGCGGTGCGCTTCCCCGGGTCCAGCGCCGACGGCGCGGTGTGGCTGCCGATCGACGCCAAGTTTCCGCGCGAGGACTACGAGCGCCTGCTCGATGCGCAGGAGCGCGCCGACCTGGACGCGGCGCGCGCCGCCGGCGAGGCGCTGGAGCGGCGCGTGCGGGAGGAGGCGCGGCGGATCCGAGGCAAGTACATCTCCGCCCCGCACACCACCGAGTTCGGGGTGCTGTTCCTGCCCACCGAGGGCCTGTACGCGGAAGTGTTGCGCCGTCCCGGCCTTTTCGAGGCCACGCAGCGCGACCACCGCATCACCCTGGCCGGGCCGACCACGCTGCTGGCGCTGCTGACCAGCCTGCAGGTGGGGTTCCGCACCGTGGCGATCGAGCGGCGCTCGGCCGAGGTCTGGCAAATCCTGGGCGCGGCCAAGACCGAGTTCGGCAAGTTCGGCGACGTGCTGGATTCGGTGAAGCAGAAGCTGGACCAGGCGGCCAAGCAGATCGACAACACCGGCGTGCGCACCCGCGCGATCGAGCGCCGTCTGCGCGGCGTCGAATCGCTGCCCGGCGGCGACGCGCGGCGCCTGCTGGGCGAGATCGCCGGCGACGAAACCGATCCTGCGCCGTGA